GATTAAGTTATATTGCATGTACAAATATGAGAGGTTTCATCCTCTGTGGAGCATGCATGTGCTCATCACATTTTGCGCCATTACATGTTCTGGCCAAATATATTGTGAGATATTGTGTACAAGCCAACTTTGTTCTTGATGGTGGCACGAGAGGAAAGAGTCATGCGGTCAAATTTTGAACACATTCCTGCCTGTCAAATAGAATTGCAAGATTTCAGCACGGTGTTACCTGCTCAGGCTGAGATCAGGGGAGAAGATGAGCTTCCCTGGGTGGCCCACAGATCTCCACATCAGTCCCATCATCAGCACCTCCAGCCAGCAGCACTCCAACAGGTGCACTTGGTCTAAGAGACTGAGCTCTACAAACCCTGGGGAAAAGAACTCAGATGAGGATCAATAACACATATACCACAAATCAAAAAGTATAAGAAATTGGCTACGTCTAGTTAAAATGGAAGtagtctctgtctttgtgtctgtttgcctgtatatatgtatgtccTTTGATTTTCTCCACAACCATTCATCCAATTGACTTCACACTTGTGGGCGTATTGCTGAGCATCCATGGACGTGCAGTGTCAAATGTGATGATGTTTGGATGTGCAGTTCTCCAGAACGGTGCGAAAATGTCTGCAGTTGGAAGGAACCAAACAGCTTTTTTTAACCTGTGTCAAGCTAGCCAGCGAACTAACTACTTTTGCTTTCGACTGTGAAGTTGCATGCAGCAACACTGGAGGCCACGCGGTTGGCCCATCCCAAACAGGCATGTTTTGAATAGGCACTGCTAAAATGGACAAGACAaatctctgtctgtttgcccTCCGATTTTCCATCTATCTCTCTTTTAATTTTCTCAACAATTGTAGGTGTATTGCTGAGGACCCGAGGAAGTGCAGTGACAAgtatgaaaccaaaacaaacatgagttattgtgcatccttcaaaacaaattttcagctttgtgttgctgctccCAGTGGCCTATCATTCTTATGTCCTGTATTACACTGGCATGGATGAGCAAATACCACTACATGGACAAGAATCTGACCTATCACTGTAATCTCTGTACATGAGATTAAGAGTCCCTGCTGCTACGAATAAACTAGTTAACAGACCTCCCCATATACATTGTGTCTGCCAAAAACATGCCATTTGAAGGTGAGGTAAAGGGTTTAAAAGGTGTGACATCGGTCTGAGGCAAAGGAAGACAATAGTTTTTCAGACCAGCCGTCGTTAAATGTTTTCCTGTCATGCAGAGAAACAACCTAAATCAATCAATGTGTAATTAACAGAGGCATGTATTCTGAGACACAACTCGTTGTCCAATCGCTATTTTAACACTGCTGCTTAATTTTGTAACATTGGGTTCGAAATGCTGCATAGAGCAAAGATAATTACCTTGTGTCTAGCCAAGATAAGTCATGTAACTATATTACACCACTCAGTGCACACCAAAATAACCTGATGTGTAAACAACATTTAGCATCTCTGAGCAACACTACAGGAATGTTCAAAAAAATCAGAGGAACAAAGTATCACCCAGATTTGCGAAGTAATATCAATACAACTTTTGTCTTGATGTTATTTGACTTAACTTATGTTTTTAAAGACGCTTTGTGCCCTTAAGATGTGATTATGAGCAGCTATTAAGAAGTTACActggtgtgtgtccatgtttggCCTAAAATTGTATGTGATTCAACCCATTAAGCTAGTAATactatctttgtttttcttcaccactttttcccactcctcctcttcaagtttctcttcttttctatGCATAATGATTCTGTGGTTAGTCTGCATCAAAAGAATTGTATGTAGAAGCCACAAACTCTGCCAGTCTAATCATGTCCAAACTGTGGCCTAGGAGATTTGACACTGAGGGAAAGTATAACCCTCAAACCCCAAATCAGAGCAAATGTAAAGGTGCCTGTGCATTAAGATCTCATCATTGATTACTACAAATCTCATATTAGAGAACTGGATATCAGCCAGATCCCCCactttgcaaaaacagaaatgctcaAGGAGAGACAGGTAAGCTGAACATGTGGTTAGGATGAGCTAACCCTTGTTTCTAGGCAACCATATACAACATTAATCATATGATCACAGAGTTGAAAAGAGTAATTAATTCTCCTGAATATGTGATAGAGCACGGCAaaatgttttacacacacacacacacacacacacacacacacacacacacactaacctggAATCTTCTTGGCCCAGCTGATCATGTGAACCAGCTCCTTATCAGCCAGGTTAGTGAGTGACATCATGATGTTTGTCTCAGTCAGTGGCATGCTCATGTCCTTCATGAGGTAGATCTCTGGTGGCTCCGCCTCCATCATCTGCTGGATCAGCCGCTCTGGGGTCAGTGCAGGTAGATGAGGCTCAGTGACTGAAGCAGCCTGGGGTCCAGTTGATGCCTCCATCTTTGATCCATTAGCTCCTCCCCGGGAGGAGAAACGGGTCACTCGCCTACTCTGAGGACTCCGGTAGTTTCCACGCTCCCTGCGCACACCTGAGCCGCAGAAAACAGGGAAGCAAAAGAAAGCAGCACTTTATGCATGCCACAGTcatatatcactgattcttgagaatttggataaatcatgtcccactaagaaaaatgctatttctgctggaaatttacaacattttaatgaataaaaagaatcaagggcataatcagggggtcctttgcacatttgtaaggttttttcataggtttatttttaatttttattaatttaatgattatatgttggcccatgccctacaaaaccagttgtcctcggataggagataatcatctcaacttgattaaaacaacaaaaagtaataatttcattgaataatatctttaccacatgaaagagtacatcataatatatattaaaaactacaagcgatgggttttgaacaatatttactattattttgtagttgctcaaaatgtgtcccagatattcatcaccaccgtcagatatatatttaaaaaataataataaaaaaactacacagtcaattacattcctgaggagcccttttcaaaccttcaactcgactgcatgcttcaagaccactcaggctcctggaagttttctattttctcttaaatctcttcatatttttggacactacTACTGTCACAatcataaattgtcaacaccgtcacttctgtataaaaaatattaaattagattatggaataaatgtatactttttaagaagaggtctgatgtaggtagcaacagggcgaaaacaagctggctaatgtgaacaactcatgcttatcgtGTAAAAGAgaaggtttttgtcaccaccgtcagacgttaccaccgtcaggttttctgtctgacggtgatgactgaagtctgaaaaatgcttataacagtgctcaggattcttattttttgtaccaaatagttaaataaagttgttaagcaagaagccattgacttgagtggtataaattttggaaatgtatgttttaatgaggcaactgtcaccaccatcagattagtgtcaccaccgtcagaggcagttatatttgttttaaatgaatatacgtacaatatgtttctttggtgctgttgaattattaaagtaatagtctctttaatacaaaaatatgtttttcaaattaaaaaaaaaacattacggtgacggtgttgacaaaaacaaagtggcctaataactggaaaaacctattttatgaaaaaaatgcaaaatgaggaggttgcaccggtacattgctgaacagccaagaccatggcctataatgatataccttcagattttgtaatttaacgcacttttttttttcaaaattaaaacctgttttatccaaattcccaagaatcagtgatatgtCATACACGTTTAAAAGCTGGAATCAGTtgcctaatgttttttttattagttttattattattatttttgtagcATAATGATATCCATGTGTATGGAGCAGCATGGTAAAACTAAATGAGCATATTTGCGGTGACTGGACCCTTTCCATACTCTGCATGGATTAACTAGTGCTACATGGAAAATAATCTTTAGGAGGGCCCCCCCTGGTGGTTCATGTGGTAGAGAACGCACGAcacgctctaattcatcccaaaggtgttctatcgggttgaggtcaggactcagGTCAGTGCaggtcaagttcttccacaccaaactggctcatccatgtctttatggaccttgctttgtgcactggtgtgcAGTCATggtggaacaggaaggggccatctccaaactgttcccacaaagttgggagcataaaattgtccaaaatgtcttggtatgctgaagcattaagagttcctttcactggaactaaggggccgagcccaactcccaaaaaacaaccccacactataatccctcctccaccaaactttacacttggcacaatgcagtcagacaagtaccgttctcctggcaacccccaaacccagactcgtcccaGACCCAGACCAAAAAAATGACTATTTTTATTAGATGGCTATTGCACTGGTTCTTGTACATAAAATCAATGGCTCATATGAAACAGTGCTGTTATCTGACAGAAATGCAAGAGTAGAGACTGACCAATATTAAATTTTGAAAAGAGACACATTTATACCGATATTCaatatttttcactttcaccCTTTTCATGCTAAAAAGGGGGAAAATAGTGCTTTCCTCTTTATTCAACAAGGTAGAAAAGCTTTATAATCACCATGggaaatgaaaacttttttttagtgTTAGTAGCTCTTTATGGCAGGGTGACCGTAATGTTTATCAGTCTTACAATGAAAGAGATACCTAGTCTGGATACAGTTTGTTGTTCATTGTGCCAAACCAATTCAAGGGGTGTGTCATATGCAGCAACCCCTGAAGGAAACAGAGGCATAAAAATGTAACATGAGAAACACAAACCACACTTGGTCATGCCAACTTCGTAGCATTTGCGGAGGCGGCAGGCTTGGCAGCTCTTGCGGCGGTTCTTGTCTATAGTGCACTGATTGGTTGCTGGACAGATGTAGTCATTGTGTCCTGAAAGGAAAAAGCAGTGGGGAAtgcagaagaaagaagaaaaggaaaaaaagagggatgaaAGGGTTACCTCAAGGCTGAATCACAATCTTCAGACTGAGACTTTGAGAAACGCCTGTTAAGCCCAGAAGGGTTGACCAATGCAACAAAAGCCAGTGGCTAAGGAACCATActgatgtttttgcatgttttaccCCTTTTACTGCAATAAATGTACGGTTTACATTAAACCGACCAGTTTCCAGAGCACACCATACCATTTTAGATGTTTTCAGAGGGACCTGCAAAGCCTTGAAAGTTGCTTGAGATAAGTAATTTATCTGAGTTAACATTCTGCCTGGTTACATTTTTTCAAAGTTATTGTATCATTGTGTAATCATTTAGTTTCCTGCCTGaattgacattttcaaaagtcCACATATCCTCTGGTGCTTTCTCATGCTGGCCATAAGCTCTGTGGTATTTTGttcaaatatttaattaaatttgaataacGTTTCACTAAATACTGTCCATAGCTATCTTACAGAGATATCACAAACAAAGAGTCGGATCCAGTTGAGCTGCAGTCTAGAACATGTATGTTTTAGAGTCTCACCCTGGATGCTTCTTTTGAAGAAGGCCTTACATCCCTCACATGACCAAACCCCATAGTGGTAGCCTGAGGCGTAGTcatgacacacagcacagtagtGGAGGTCTGCCTTTCCTCCTGTTGACACCATGCCCTCCTCGCTCTCCTGGCCACGCCTCCTCTTACTAACAGAAAAGAGTAgtttctcttcaaaataaagcacACTTTGGCAATAAATAACTTGTTGTAAAATAACTAACATGCTGCCCTGAACAGAAAGCTGTTTAATCAATAGTGCTATGAGTTACATTGTATATGTCTCTACCTCTTTCATTTAACTTTGGTGATTACAAAAATTcacaactaaccctaaccctaacccaggtcAACTTTGAAATATGGCTAGAGAAAATTAATTTTAGACATCTTCACACATTGAGTAGTCATAATGTGATTCTAGGTATCTACAGTGTATTTCCATTCTGACATGTATCCACTCATCCACCATCCTACCTGTCTGTCAACACACCGTCCCCTGGTGATAAATCCACCCATGGACTGTAGATTGCCTGGCCATGTTGGGGGCGTGGCTGGGGCCGGCGTATGGGAATCGGTGACCCCACATGTCCGTGGCTGCTCCAGAACAAGGAGGAGCTTAGGGACTGACGGACAGACGGGCAATTCGATATGTTTGGACCAGCATAACTGAAAATAGTTGGACTGTAGAGAGGTAGGGAAGGGAAGTCATGGCTGAGGTCAGTGTAAGGAGAGGGGATGCAGATGGGCTGGCTCGATTCGAGggacagagcaggagaggaggagctgagggcaGGGGACAAGACATGACTGCTAACTCGACTGGAATCCACTTCCTGAAGCTGCAGAAGAGGCTGTTCCCTCTCTGAAGGGGAGGCAGCCATCCCAGCTACAGATGGTCTCAGTATCACTAGATTTACTACATCATCAGCAAAGAATAGGAGACTGGCGTGGTGAAAGGTTTTCCCTGGTGTAAAATATACTATGCTAATGTCATTACCTACAACTATTGGACTTGTCCCTGGAAAACAACTGGCCTAGAGCAGCAGCAAAGATCAGAGGATCTACAAGCACTGGTGGGTTTTACTGCAGAGTTACACAGGCCCAGGCAGTTTCATATTACTCACTTGCTCACATTGTAAATTCTCAGCACCTTCAAGAGAAGATGATGGATGAGTCAACCACGCAAGTGCCTCTAGTTTGTTTTGACCCTGCACAGTGTGAAATGCCAAAGTGCAGATGGATTACATCATTAACATGACTTGGAATATCAGTCGGTGTTGATCTTGTAAGACAACCCTGAGGCTTGGAAACAAGACAGTTCTAACCCAGAGAGGGGAACAGCGCTCCAAATCCTCAGAGGTCAAGTCCAAACCCAGCCATGGGTCTCAGACATCTTCAGATGGGATCCTGTCACCGTCAGAGATTGGGAAAGAGGCAGCCCTGACCTAGAGAAGATACAGAGGAAGGAACTGATTGAAGGGAAAAGACTCATTGTATTGatacaacaaatgaaaatcaaataCATGTTGGGATCTTGCAATAAATGAAGAAGAGGCTGATGTCTGGCTCTTGAATGCTGCAGTCAgagtcaaacagctgaaaacagcatcaaacaGTCCATCATGTCTTGAACTGGATCTCAATCCACTTGAAACTGGTTGACTTACTGGCACCAAGAGCAAAACATGGAATTTTTCATTTACAGAGCCAACAGAGATTGACACCCAACTTACATGGACAATAGTTGCTCTACAAGCGCTATAATTAAAGCTTGCAATTTCAAAATTTGAAAGGCtacaaatactaaaaaaaaaaaaaaaaaaaactgtgtgacGTGAATGAAATATGGTGGGATGGTGCATCATTCATTGGAATGACATTGGAATAATTTATATCTTCCTGTCTGCTGTATTATAGCCTTAGCGCCATGtacgtgtgcgtgcgtgtgtgtgtgtgtgtgtgtgtgtgtgtgtgtgtgtgtgtgtgtatgtgtgtcttctGACTGGCTGCTCTCTCGCccctgcagccaatcagcaatCAATCTTGTGCATAAGACCCATGGGCAGGATGCAAACTGGCCACTCAGCAGTTTCCATGCTGTGTGCTGCTAAAGCATGTTAAATGTCTTCTTAAACCTCTTTTTTGTTTAAACCGATTGGTAGTTTGATTCCACTAAGAAGGAGTGTGTAGCCTTTTGACTGTTTTAGTTATCTGATTTAAAGCTTGTTCTTTGTCTCCAAAACTAGAGCAGTCTTCCTCATTTTGATTGCGAGGCTAGAttcctgttctgttttgtttattgtcgCTGTGGCCTGTCTTAGTTAATACCTATTTAAGTTACATTACTAATAAATCTCTAAGTTTTCTTTATATGTCAGTTTCTGTCActtcttttttccctgtgtttatgtttgttgttATTCCCCTCACCCCACTGGACCTCCTGGAGAAGTAACATGCTGTAATATTGTATTGATATTCAagttttatatatttaacaCAGTGCTGTGTCAAACTCAGAATTTTGGTATTGTCGTAACACTTGTCTCAGGCATGTCTGAAACTTTTCAGACAATGTCCATGacttcagtgtttcattttcacatggtggtggtgtttttttatgcaaCATTAATGCCAAAATTGAGTCAAACCTATTATGATATTTATTATTAGAACAAAAACTTGAGTGAACTTGAGTTACTAATACTGAAAATAGTGACTTTCCACTGAGTCACAATATTGGTGTGTAGCCGTCACTAAAAGGTGGAAAtcctatttgtttgtttgtttaacgaTGCAAAGTCTGAAGAATAGGTTTGGGTCTCACTAAGTGGCCAAAGTAAGGATTTATAATGCAGATCAAAACAGCTGGTGCCTGTAGCTCAATGAATAACAGACTGAAAGACAAAaaggtccacacacacaaacaagcacagggTAGTATAAGGAcatgtttttaataaacatttgttTATGTAGTGAAACACAAATCCAGCAGTTAATCagtgttacactgcaaaaagtcaaaatcttactaagattatttgtctttgtttcttgtttcaacctaattttcacttgtttcgagtagattttcacttgaaacaagtgaaaattgtctgaagacaagttatttctgagctgatcatgtcttattttaagtgtaatgagatatttgactagaaataagacatttttacttgaaataagacaaataatcttggtaagattttgactttttgcagtgtagagagCAGCACACATTCACCTTCCTGGTATACAGTGAACTTCTCTGCTGAATATCATCACAGGGGAGGTTAGTGCAGGGAGCCGATTAGTCCAAATGAAAAACTGAGAATGAGGGAGAGGATCACTAATCATTTTAGTTGTCATGGAAGAAACACGAGGTGGTAAATAATTGTTCCtaagttcattcatttattcaatcATTTGTTTGTTATGAAATGTATCTAAGAGATGAATGAGGATACCAGTGATACCAGTTTCAGAAAATGCTAGGCCTCCCAAAGTACTGTGGAATTTAAGGGATTTTCAAATagatggaaaagaaagaaagaaagaaagaaaaagaaagaaagaaagaaaaataggttatacattaaatgaaaatgcacTTCTCTACAACCATGCACACTTTCTCACTTGACACGAGGGAGGGTATGTCAAACCAGAGCAGCCTGACATCACTCGGCCCTCTTGCATCCAGCAGGTCAGGAGGGACCAAGAACTCTTGCCTGAAGTCTTGGGGCTTTTCACTGATGTACAGGATAAGATAAGTGTTGCATTACAATCATCTCTGCAGCTCAAAGCCAAACTGAGGGCAGTTTATGGATTTCATTCAGAGATGCCACAGCAATTGAACTAATGCAAGCATGCCAGACCCACAGCACATAGCCAGTATAGTGAGGAGAGGCATTCGAACTGACATGCAAAATGTAATTCAAGTGGCTCTAGTAAAAGTGCTACCTGCATTGTTTCTTGAGATAGTCTTTTAAAATCTTTTAACTTGTCTTGTCTCACAGTGCCATATCAGAATACAGGCAATGAATTATGGTAAAATACTTATAATTTCAGTTCTGAGAAGGTGCAGAGAGGGAAAGCCACCTGCTTGTTTTCAAGACTGGGCATTAAAAAGAACTGGGATTTGCAAGTGACACTTTGCCTTGCTCTGTGTTTCCCTGACCTAGAAAATGCACGGAGCCTGATTTTCCTGCGCCTCTAAAATACCACACGTGTGAGCTCCTCGCCAGTGCGCTTTTGATCTGAATTTATGACTTCAGTTGTTCTTTAAAGCACTTTGCATGCACTGTATAAATGTGATGACTTGGCCTGACAACTAAATGTCCTGCTTTGAGCTGCAGGTGTTGGTGAACTGAACTGACTGGGCCTTTCCTTCACTGATGAATACAACATATTGTGAGTGTGGACACAGGGCACAAGACGAGCTGCCAAACATTCAATCAGCAGGTATCACACTTTGTCGAGGAATCTTATGAGGCACTTGTTGTGCAGGCCTTTTCGAAtaaacagcacagcacaatAATTGCAAAGCAGgtaattttcataattttgcctATTACTGGGATAACAATTATTAATCATGATACTGATTGATTACTGATTCCCTAATGCTACAGACATAGTTATGCATTATTCCCATTTTTGGTGATGATTTGGTCATGATGACTGAGGTTAATGAGAGCAGAGTTCAACAGATATATCTGAACAAAAATAAGACATctaaatttcaaccaataaacaTTAACACTGGAAATTCTGTGGATTCAGACAATTTAGAGATCTGCCTTATCTTCAACAAGCACTTCACAGATGCTGCACTTTTATTTGAGAGAGAGTATCCAGAGCCTCTTTCAGTCAGTACTGATAGCattgatgctgatgctgatgctgatagtGAGCGTGCTAGGGGTCAAACCAGTTTCTCCTTCcgttccttcacacacagtGAAGTACTAAATGCACTACAATCCATAGATCCTAAATGCTCTACTGGTGAGGATCATTTGGATTCCTTCTTTTTAAAGCTCGCAGCCCCTGTTATCACACAGCACCTTACCAACATTTTTAATCTGTCCATCTCAACTGGAAAATTTCCCATACCATGGAAAACTGCTCATGTAGTCCCCTTACACAAAGGTGGCACTAGGGATGACTTAAACAACTATCACCCCATCTCCAAATTACCTTGTCTAGCAAAAGTAATGGAATCTTTGGTCAACTCTCAACTCAAGCCTTTTATTTCAGACCACTCAGTCTTAAGTCCTTTTTAGTCTGGCTTCAGAGCCAATCATAGTACAATCTCCACCATCACATTGGTGACAAATGACATAATAACTGCATTAGATAAGAGGTATCACTGCGCTGCTCTTTTTATAGATCTGTCTaaagcatttgatacagttgatcaCCACTTGCTTCTCAGAAAATTAGATGCTATTGGTTtggataaaaatgcatgtacCTGGTTTCAGAGCTACTTATTTGATAGGCATCAGTGTGTTAAACTTGGTCAtacaaaaatctgaatttttggtAACTAATAGAGGTGTGCCACAAGGTTCTGTCCTGGGCCCCATACTTTTCACTGTCTATATAAATGATATTGTTTCTTCTGTAAGTGATTGCCATGCTcatctttatgctgatgacacaatTTTATGTTGTATTGTGGATTCTGAACAGCTAGCCATCAAAAATCTGCAACTTGCTTTTAATTCTTTTCAAGAATCCCTTATCTGACATAAACTACTTCTTAATGCAACTAAGACAAAATTCATGTTGTATTCCAGAGCCAAAAACATTGACTACAATAGTGTGCATTTATACACCAAAACTGGTTCAGAAATCGAGAGAGTCACAGAATACAAATActgtacactactcacaaaaagttagggatatttggcttttgggtgaaatttatggaaaatggaaaatgttcacgctacagtgatattatatcatgaaagtagggcatttaagtagaagcatacactggtgatttcctcatctcaaacaatttcttgaaacaaaagccaacaacagtggtggatataccacaacaaaaaatgtcagtgtcaataacttgtcatgtgcccttgagcattaAAAAGAACTGGGATTTGCAAGTGACACTTTGCCTTGCTCCGTGTTTCCCTGGCCTAGAAAATTACagttacagcttgacaacaacatctcatgctgttcacaagtcgacttattgtctgctgaggcatggcatcccactcttcttgaagggcggccctcaggacattgaggttctggggtacagagctcagagcctctacacggcgactcagctgatcccataggttttctatgggattcaggtctgagaaagtgcaggccactccatttgaggtaccccagtctccagcagccgttccctaatgatacgacctcgatgagctggagcatcaaacacctgatatgaattttgccgttaaactccttgttagagaacagcaacttgtgcaaaaagtactgaaacattgaacagttggacatgtgcattcaaaagtttacagaaggtcacattaaccCATTTAATCCCACCGGTCACAATAGTGACCGtaaagaaatgtttcatttctAAGGCTATAAAAATGTTACTGAATGATCTATCAATG
The genomic region above belongs to Myripristis murdjan chromosome 24, fMyrMur1.1, whole genome shotgun sequence and contains:
- the esr2a gene encoding estrogen receptor 2a isoform X2: MAASPSEREQPLLQLQEVDSSRVSSHVLSPALSSSSPALSLESSQPICIPSPYTDLSHDFPSLPLYSPTIFSYAGPNISNCPSVRQSLSSSLFWSSHGHVGSPIPIRRPQPRPQHGQAIYSPWVDLSPGDGVLTDSKRRRGQESEEGMVSTGGKADLHYCAVCHDYASGYHYGVWSCEGCKAFFKRSIQGHNDYICPATNQCTIDKNRRKSCQACRLRKCYEVGMTKCGVRRERGNYRSPQSRRVTRFSSRGGANGSKMEASTGPQAASVTEPHLPALTPERLIQQMMEAEPPEIYLMKDMSMPLTETNIMMSLTNLADKELVHMISWAKKIPDVCLNSSEASDELQSRSKLLHLLDAVTDALVWSISKTGLTFRQQYTRLAHLLMLLSHIRHVSNKGMDHLHCMKMKNMVPLNDLLLEMLDAHIMHSARLPHSPPQQESADHSEMPPQQHDSGSSSSKSWTPSNNGDEL
- the esr2a gene encoding estrogen receptor 2a isoform X1, which encodes MAASPSEREQPLLQLQEVDSSRVSSHVLSPALSSSSPALSLESSQPICIPSPYTDLSHDFPSLPLYSPTIFSYAGPNISNCPSVRQSLSSSLFWSSHGHVGSPIPIRRPQPRPQHGQAIYSPWVDLSPGDGVLTDSKRRRGQESEEGMVSTGGKADLHYCAVCHDYASGYHYGVWSCEGCKAFFKRSIQGHNDYICPATNQCTIDKNRRKSCQACRLRKCYEVGMTKCGVRRERGNYRSPQSRRVTRFSSRGGANGSKMEASTGPQAASVTEPHLPALTPERLIQQMMEAEPPEIYLMKDMSMPLTETNIMMSLTNLADKELVHMISWAKKIPGFVELSLLDQVHLLECCWLEVLMMGLMWRSVGHPGKLIFSPDLSLSREEGTCVQSFVEIFDMLLAATSRVRELKLRREEYVCLKAMILLNSNVCLNSSEASDELQSRSKLLHLLDAVTDALVWSISKTGLTFRQQYTRLAHLLMLLSHIRHVSNKGMDHLHCMKMKNMVPLNDLLLEMLDAHIMHSARLPHSPPQQESADHSEMPPQQHDSGSSSSKSWTPSNNGDEL